The window TCGTTCTCACTGGTGAAGATGAACACCATGTGTATGTGTATCTGCTAGTTTGATTCTTATTTCTTAGAACTCCTTTAGAAGTTAGTGGATGTTTCGAACTAGTCTAgttacttgaattttttttattgttgtagGAAGAAGACTGCAAAAGGTCCAAGTTTTCGATTGTGGACATTCCCAGTGCTGGTGGATGGACCATTTGGGGTTGTTACAGCTGCAGAAATGATTGGAGTTATACTCTTCTCAGTGTACATCATCTGGGCTGTTATTATGTACAGTATACGGAATGTTGACCTCTTATCCTTGTTTCATGTACAAGACATGAAAGAGAAAAGGTAATTCTGTCGCCACGATAATTTTACCTGCTAGTTTGGGTTTGTCTGATTTCTCACTTTCGCTTCTGTGTCTGAATCCCCAGACCCCAGTTTGCGGGACTAcactttgttgttgttgtttttgcttCTATGTGTCTGAAGAGAAAGTAGTTGCTAACCTGCTCATTTAGGCCTATTGCTGTTCTATAATTTGGACCATCTTATTCCGGCTTGACAAAATGGTCATCCTTCCAGATAACTGTATTATATATACTTGTGCGGCTGGGCTAATAAATCATTATGCCTTCTCAGAGAGAACTAAATGATATGATTCTTTATAGTTATTTATACTGCATCCTTCTGGCCCTTAATTGCTCTATATTCAGAAATGTTTCACTCGAAAACACCCTTAATTTAGTTTGGTATTTCAATTTTATGTTTGTTCTTATATTATCTTCTTATACAGTAGCTCTTATTTCTCCAGAAATGTGCCTGCATAGAATTCTGAAGGTACTGAAACATTGACAAGTTCAATTTAGTGAAGCTTTAGCTAAACAAGACTTTGGATCCTGTTTAAAGATTTCATTTACTCCTCATTAAACAGAATTTAGACTCGACTTattgaaataataaatatatccTGTTTTTTTATGTTTATTCCTGTACCGGTCTAATGAAAATAAACTGATTTAGTTAAGTTTAGTACAGTTAACTTTCCGCATCATACGATAATTCCAGGCTATTCTGTCTATGCGTTTGATCTTACTAACTTCACTGATATAAGTGAGAATCTTTTAAGTTCATTTGCTGCACTTTTTCTAGTCCACCTGTGATTTTAAATTGGGAAAGATAGattgattttctcttctttttatcCGTCCTCTCTTCTATTTCACTTCAATTTATTAATCGCACATCTTGTTAAATATAAAGAGAATTCCATGTGAAAAGGTTTCAAAGAATTCGGATATAAGCAGTTCTAGCCACATAGTTCTTATATCAGACTTTAGAACCAGTACATAGTTGTTGACTTGAAGGCTCCTTTAATAACAGGATCGACTAATATCTGCTGTTGTAATTTTTCCAGTGCTCTGTTGCTGGAGCTAACTGGCCTTCGTTTTGGATTCATCGGATTAATCTGCTTAGCATTCCTGTTTCTGCCTGTTGCACGTGGTTCAGTTCTTCTTCGAGCTATAGATATTCCTTTTGAACATGCCACTCGATATCATGTTTGGCTGGGACATCTTACTATGGCTCTTTTTAGCCTTCATGGTCTGTTCTATGTGATTGGCTGGGCAATGCGGGGCCGCCTTGTGGAGGAAGTGAGTTGTAAAactgaaaattattttcttagCCCATAGAGATCCCTTGTACTAAGTTGTAATTTAAATATTAATGCTTTATCACATTAATGCATCTTTGTGAAGAAATTGAAGACTTGGACTTTGTCACTGTGTTTAATGCAGCTAATCCAGTGGAAAAGCGTAGGAATAGCCAATCTTCCAGGAGTTATCAGCCTTGCAGCTGGTTTATTAATGTGGGTGACTTCACTTCCTGGAGTAAGGAGACAAAACTTTGAACTGTTCTTCTATACGCACCAACTATATGTGGTGTTCGTGGTGTTCCTGGCCTTGCATGTTGGTGACTTCATCTTCATgatagctggtgctggaatcttCCTTTTCATGCTTGATCGGTTCCTTAGGTTCTTCCAGTCACGAAAGACTGTTGACATACTTTCAGCCACATGCTTTCCATGTGGAACCGTTGAACTTGTTCTTGCAAAACCTTCGAGTAAATATAAATCTCACAACTAATTTCATTTCCACTGCATTTTTCAATGATTCTAATACTGCTTCTCTTATAATGTAGATTTACGTTACAACGCCCTTGGCTGGATATTTTTACAAGTACCCGAGTTGTCCTGGCTGCAGTGGCACCCTTTCAGTGTCTCCTCTAGTCCTCTTGATGGGAAACATCATCTTGCAATTCTCATAAAGGTTCTTGGAGATTGGACCGAAAAACTGAAGGGACACATCTTGAATCTTTCGGTTGAACAACCTGAGATGGAGCCCCTTTTGCAGCAAAATAGGAAGATAACTGCGTCTGTTGAAGGTCCTTATGGGCATGAATCACCATACCACTTAATGTATGTAAATACTCAGCCATACCTGTTGAGCATAcaattttcttttattaaagtTATCATGTCATTGACTAATTAATTGGCTTGATCATGCTTCTCCTCTCAGGTATGAAAATCTCATTTTGGTAGCAGGTGGAATTGGAATATCCCCTTTCCTAGCAATCCTGAGTGATATCCTCCACCGTATCAACGATAGCAAGCCTTGCCTGCCAAGAAATATACTAATAGTATGGGCTATAAAAAAGTCAGATGAGCTCCCACTTCTTGAGACAGTTGATATGGAGGCAATTTGTCCACTTTTCTCTGATAAACTGAATCTTGAGATTCAAACATTCGTGACTCGGGAATCACAACCTCCATTGGTATTCGTTTTTCCCcctatttttcattttgtttatgtATCACCACCCAATTTATATGTGTTAATTATGACTTCTTTTGTCCTCAGGAGGAGGGTAAAACATCCAAAGCAATGAACCCCTCAATCTCCCCTGGCTTCAAGGGATGTCGAATGTCTGGTTTGGTTGGTACTGGAAATGTTGTATGGTCTGGATTGTATGTCATAGTGTCCACAATTGGGTTGGTGATCACTGTAGCATTATTAGACATCTTCTACATAAATCCACACAATATATATTACTGGTGGTACAAGGGGCTTTTGTTGATTGGATGCATGGCTGCAAGTGTTGTTATATTTGGGGGTCTCGTGATCGCTTTATGGCATCTTTGGGAAAGGAAAACCTCAATGAAGGAGGAACCAGAGGACAACACAAAGAAGGTCGACATCCTGCAGCAGAATATCGAGATCTCTTTACACAAGAATCTTGAAGAGGCTCGATCTGTTAATACAATCCGATATGGTGAAAGACCAGACTTCCAAGGTACATTTAGAGAAACATTGCAATGTGTACTACTATATTTTCATGACAATGTGTTTTAACTCCTTTTTCTGCAGAGATATTTGGATCACATGCAAAGAGTTGGGGAAATGTAGATATTGGTGTGATAGTATGTGGTCCTCCTACTCTTCAGTCCAGTGTTGCTAAAGAGTGCAGAAGGCAAAACTTGCAAAGAAGAGGCCATCAGGCTATTTTCCATTTCAACAGCCACAGTTTTGACCTCTAGATCACTCCAGTAAGCATCCGATATCTCGTATAAAGAGGAGTTGTTACTGCTGTAATGGGAAAGTGGATCATATCAGCTAGTTAATCTTTGATCCTTGTAGCATGTACTGTGCTTTATGGTATCTGTAGTAAGCTTCTTGTACATTTCCAGTCTTTGTAAATGCAGCTTTAACGATATAAAGTATATAACAATATCACCTATACGGCTAGTAACTACATAAACCTGCAGACTGTTATCAATGAAAATTTCTGAATTCCATACCATTGTCATTGTGTCTTGTATCAAATTTACTTCGATTTTTATTTTCCAACGACTCTATTCTAATACGATGTTGCTCTTTGTAAAGGCTcatttttctttaacaatttgatcTTTATCATGACCTAAGTTGCGCGGACTCTTCAATTTTGGTGTCGTCCTCATCCCGATATGACTTACGACACAGGGACAGGGACGGGATACGTCTCGGATTCGGTCAACTGACTTCGGACACTTTGATCGGAGTCCATCGACAAATTTGGGAGAAAAATTGAGACTTTgatttttcaaaatcaaaaataaaacagatTTAGGACAATGAAAGAATAATGCCCATCTTGGAGAATAAAAGATTGAATTCTACAATATTCATGTAAGTTTTTCACAGAATATCTCTCaaaatttacaatatttttatagCTCTATTTTTTATTAGCCGAATCCCCGCACCCGTATTCATATCCGGTTCCGCACtcccgaatcttaaaatttagattttgcTGAATTCGATATTCAGAGCCGTCCCCGTATCGGATAcccgcacccgagtccgagcaacttagatcATGACCATTTGCACAAATGACCTTTTTCCAGGCTACTATTTAAATTCTGTAGAAACTGCTTTGGTGTTTCACTTGTAGAACAGTAGAAGTGTCCCggagttcaaaaaaaaaaaaaaaaaaagtggagAAGATGAAAGATGCAGGCTAAACAAGCAAAAGAATGCAGAAATATGACACTTTTTGGCGTGGTCTTTTAACTTTTAACTCCCCGACTTGAAGGTTAGAAGTTAAAAGTGTTACACTTTAGTGTAGTGAATTGTGCAATTTCCTTTTAATTAACTTTGCTGTCGTCCTTATTTTACTGTCTCGTTTATCAACTAATCATCACTAATATCTAGATTGTACATCCAAATGTTGATTAAAACCCAAAAAAAGCACTGAAGACGTCTATTCATGCATaaagttgtttatttaatttgacAAACAAAACTACTTACATataaagtttttcttttcttttttcttaacaTGGTAATAATTTATTTCATAAGTTTTTCTTTTGAATACCAgtgtcactactagaaatccggaaaaaagcgaccaaaatttAGCGATCAAAATTGGTCTGTGGTTTGGTCGCTAAACtagtgaaaataataaaataaataaaagaaacaaaatagcgaccaaggttggtcgctacttgGTTGCTATATTAGTCAAAATGTTgactggactggtcagacttTCTTGGTCAAACATTTACTGAGATTAGTGACCAATGTTGGTAGCTAAAGTGGGACCCACctacaaaattttaataattatattattattttaaaaaaattataaaatataaatatatataatataaaaatggcgaccaacgttggtcgctacttAAAGGGTAGGCagataccgaccaactttggtcgcttaaaTGGGGCCCAGTTatacaattttaataattatattattaatttaaatattatatgaaatataattaaatctgatttaaatatagcgaccaactttggtcgctaaactaaattcttgaataaatagcgaccaaagttggtctctattcaggtcaacaatggtcaaaattaaaaatcacttttgtatttactatctaaataatataaatataagccgttaatacttttgtaatacaagggatgaatagtactatgaatcgtgtctctctctctctctctctctcttctctctctctctctctctctctatatatatatatatatatatatatatatatatatatatacttacgctatattatgcactgagtataagtctattaggtaatattatatcgaatatagcttacatatataatatatatacttacgctatactatgcactaagtataagtgtattaggtaatactgtatcgaatatagcttatatatatatttacgctatactatgcactaagtataagtgtattaggtaatactgtatcgaatatagcttatatatatatatatatatatatatatatatatatatatatacttaccctatactatgcactgagtataagtgtattaagtagtactgtatcgaatatagcttatatatatatatatatatatatatatatatatatatacttacgctatactatgcactaagtataagtgtattaggtagtattatatcgaatatagcttatatatatatatatatatatatatatatatacttacgctatactatgcactgagtataagtgtactaggtcatactgtatcgaatatagcttatatatataatatatatatacttacgctatactatgcactgcgtataagtgtattaggtcatactgtatcgaatatagcttatatatatatatatatatatataatatatatacttacgctatactatgcactaagtataagtgtattaggtaatactgtatcgaatatagcttatatatatatactatatatacttacactatactatgcactaagtataagtgtattaggtagtattatatcgaatataaatatagcttatatatataatatatatatacttacgctatactatgcactgagtataagtgtattaggtcatactgtatagaatatagcttatatatatatatatatatataatatatacttacgttatactatgcactaagtataagtgtattaggtaatattataccgaatatagcttatataaatatatatatatataatatatatacttacgttatactatgcactaagtataagtgtattaggtagtattatatcgaatatatatatatagcttaaattgaattaaaatcctaaatttatactacatatgtgtgacgacccgacccgtcgtctcctGTAATTCCGTCATGTATTCCCCGTTatatgcttattcatgtttcaatatgtgtacttggtgaatttgagtcaattcggatcgagtttggtatgaaatgggacaattagtctctttaaggaagaattagtttggaaacgTCAACCaaacgttgacttgtgagttagagggctcagaattgaattccgatgattcggttagtttcgggggatgattcggataggtgaaattttgatccgacggtcggaatggaattccaagaattTATGTAGCTTCATTATGccattttggatatgtgtgcaaaatttcaagtcattcggacatattttggtcgagttttgatcgaaagcgcgttttggaagttttaaaggaacttagacttgaattcggtgtaattcgataattttggtattagtcgaggtgttttgataattggaacaagtttgaataatattataagatgtattggtatttttggttgaggtcccgaggacctcgggatgatttcggatggctaacgggaacttttcaagttggaaatttcataatagacgaaagttgtaaataagtgcgcacaaggcctcactttgaacaataatatctctcgttatataaggagttgtgtgagctacaacctatcaaatgaaatccctttgagtctagtttccaatgcaacaaaccatttgtcatttggaagtGTATACAGGAAGTTATGACCATTTCACTGGTCAGGTGTCAGAGCGCGCGAAGTATCGCACGAAGCATCGCGTGAAGTCGCGCATTTCGCGCGTCTGAGGCAGAATGCTCAGCAAAACGCGCGAACAAACACGCGAACAACGCGCGAACTACGCGACTGAAGGTTTTTAAGTACCCCAAGACCGGCCTAGAGAGTTCCCAACTcatttttggggttaaggcttgcTCTCTCAAGGGGATTTCGTCCCAAACTTCATCCCTATGAtcctaaggtaagatttttggagtattttgagttgattactactcccaaacacttatattaacatggattgatcttaaaaatccttagattttcaagaaattccttcaagaactcaaaggagggttttgcaagatttcttccaaaaggtaatcctacacccttagactcacatatatggatatattatggaaatatgagtatgaatcaagtattacaacttattgtatggtggttggaagccataaattcccaatttaaatacatggtagggatttaaaggtgtttatttgatggaatttttgttggtttgggtgtgaatggttgatcacacataTGATGTTagaagtataaattgttaaagaataatagtgtgatgaattgttggttaacgGTGATAGATGGAGGAACCAATGCTATAGttaagaggtgtaaatatt of the Nicotiana tabacum cultivar K326 chromosome 7, ASM71507v2, whole genome shotgun sequence genome contains:
- the LOC107760413 gene encoding ferric reduction oxidase 6-like — its product is MGGLSGQEPLLLRKQNEFDYLNKTPFWVSLTKLILKVVMWVIFIAWATFIFLLPSKFMNDLQGKFIRATRGTIFGTTGSIFLIFSFPIFMIAFLATIRLVLTGEDEHHVKKTAKGPSFRLWTFPVLVDGPFGVVTAAEMIGVILFSVYIIWAVIMYSIRNVDLLSLFHVQDMKEKSALLLELTGLRFGFIGLICLAFLFLPVARGSVLLRAIDIPFEHATRYHVWLGHLTMALFSLHGLFYVIGWAMRGRLVEELIQWKSVGIANLPGVISLAAGLLMWVTSLPGVRRQNFELFFYTHQLYVVFVVFLALHVGDFIFMIAGAGIFLFMLDRFLRFFQSRKTVDILSATCFPCGTVELVLAKPSNLRYNALGWIFLQVPELSWLQWHPFSVSSSPLDGKHHLAILIKVLGDWTEKLKGHILNLSVEQPEMEPLLQQNRKITASVEGPYGHESPYHLMYENLILVAGGIGISPFLAILSDILHRINDSKPCLPRNILIVWAIKKSDELPLLETVDMEAICPLFSDKLNLEIQTFVTRESQPPLEEGKTSKAMNPSISPGFKGCRMSGLVGTGNVVWSGLYVIVSTIGLVITVALLDIFYINPHNIYYWWYKGLLLIGCMAASVVIFGGLVIALWHLWERKTSMKEEPEDNTKKVDILQQNIEISLHKNLEEARSVNTIRYGERPDFQEIFGSHAKSWGNVDIGVIVCGPPTLQSSVAKECRRQNLQRRGHQAIFHFNSHSFDL